A genomic stretch from bacterium includes:
- a CDS encoding DegT/DnrJ/EryC1/StrS family aminotransferase produces the protein MIPHSRPTVTPADAAAVSAALLTGQLAQGEQVRRFEEAVAAYAGRAGAVATSSGTSALHLALLALGVGAGDEVLIPSYTCVALVNAIHYVGAVPLLAEIDPLTYNLDAEDARRRLTPSTRAAIVPHMFGLPADIAPMMDWGIPLIEDCAQTFGATYQGRPVGGFGAVSVCSFYATKVFTTGEGGMLLSDSETVLRRARDLRDYDGRPTLQLRFNYKMTDFQGALGLSQFRRLPEFLARRGALASRYDEALRNLPVRLPTVPPDRTHIFYRYVVRANDAPQLAARLQRQGIGCKSPVGRPLHQYLQASGFARTDHAMRTALSLPLYPSLSDEDADAVAQALAVDISQQEDLQRSPLSLPI, from the coding sequence ATGATCCCACACTCCCGCCCCACCGTGACACCCGCGGACGCCGCAGCGGTCAGCGCAGCGCTGCTGACGGGGCAACTCGCGCAGGGCGAGCAGGTTCGCCGGTTCGAGGAAGCCGTGGCGGCCTATGCGGGTCGAGCGGGAGCGGTTGCCACAAGCTCCGGCACAAGCGCGCTCCATCTGGCGCTCCTGGCGCTTGGCGTGGGGGCCGGCGATGAGGTCCTCATCCCGTCGTATACGTGCGTGGCCTTGGTGAACGCGATCCACTACGTCGGGGCGGTCCCGCTGCTGGCTGAGATCGATCCGCTCACGTACAACCTCGACGCGGAGGACGCCCGGCGACGCCTCACCCCGAGCACACGGGCCGCGATCGTCCCGCACATGTTCGGCCTCCCAGCGGACATAGCACCGATGATGGACTGGGGCATCCCGCTCATCGAAGACTGCGCGCAGACGTTCGGAGCGACCTACCAGGGCCGGCCCGTCGGCGGGTTCGGGGCCGTGAGCGTCTGCTCGTTCTACGCGACCAAAGTGTTTACAACGGGCGAAGGGGGAATGCTGCTTTCGGATTCCGAGACGGTCCTCCGACGGGCACGGGATCTGCGGGATTACGACGGACGCCCGACGCTGCAGTTGCGGTTCAACTACAAGATGACCGACTTCCAGGGTGCGTTGGGGCTCAGTCAGTTTCGCCGACTGCCGGAGTTCCTCGCTCGCCGAGGCGCGCTGGCGTCGCGCTACGACGAAGCGCTTCGCAACCTGCCCGTTCGGCTGCCGACCGTGCCGCCGGATCGAACACACATCTTCTACCGGTATGTCGTCCGCGCGAACGACGCGCCACAACTCGCCGCTCGGTTGCAGCGTCAGGGTATCGGGTGCAAGTCGCCCGTGGGCCGACCGTTGCACCAGTATCTCCAGGCGAGCGGATTTGCGCGAACGGACCACGCGATGCGCACCGCCCTTTCGCTACCGCTCTACCCGTCGCTCTCGGACGAGGACGCTGACGCCGTCGCTCAGGCGCTGGCCGTTGATATCTCGCAGCAGGAGGACCTCCAACGCTCACCTCTGTCTTTGCCTATCTGA
- a CDS encoding glycosyltransferase, with protein sequence MYLLSFVDALRETGQAVRAFFLQQIVPGPANTPETIDGTAVSVPPGSRCAKFIPAIVWRMYELAWANWRAFRVVLADGRKSDACIVVGPGLLLLAPVLAARYSRLAYIQHGIAEEFLLSGRLGDRIKYWINKALERKFVPRCGSVVVVSEKMAQYCRREYGVRNTLLVPCCVHLRRFQWSDDDRLQMRSALHLTDRFVFVYSGGAARWQCVSETVEFFRSARARFPNAFLLVLSADIETWRRTLGTLAPQDYQVMAVPHADVGRYLRLADAAFLLRKNSMVNVVSAPVKFAEYLACGLPVITSPYVGDYSSLTATDRLGILVDPDDASTWPAALDGLAVLTRDPSTRTRCRRAAEQLSWEGMAPRLRVALHGDGPIGDAVEDGCAEPTAEM encoded by the coding sequence GTGTATTTGTTGTCGTTCGTCGATGCCCTGCGAGAGACCGGTCAGGCCGTGCGGGCCTTTTTCCTGCAGCAGATCGTGCCGGGGCCTGCCAACACGCCGGAGACCATCGACGGGACCGCGGTCTCCGTGCCGCCCGGCAGCCGCTGCGCAAAATTCATCCCGGCGATCGTGTGGAGGATGTATGAGCTGGCGTGGGCCAATTGGCGTGCATTTCGGGTGGTCCTCGCAGACGGCAGGAAGAGTGACGCGTGCATCGTTGTTGGGCCTGGCCTCCTGCTCCTAGCTCCCGTGTTGGCGGCGAGATATTCGCGACTTGCATACATTCAGCACGGCATCGCGGAGGAATTCCTGTTGTCCGGGCGACTCGGCGACCGGATCAAGTATTGGATCAACAAGGCGCTTGAGCGGAAGTTCGTGCCACGGTGTGGTTCTGTTGTGGTCGTTTCGGAAAAGATGGCGCAGTATTGTCGACGCGAATACGGCGTTCGTAACACGCTCCTCGTGCCGTGTTGCGTGCATCTCCGGCGGTTTCAGTGGAGCGACGACGATCGCCTGCAAATGCGCAGCGCGTTGCATTTGACGGATCGGTTTGTCTTTGTGTACAGTGGCGGCGCGGCTCGCTGGCAGTGTGTTTCTGAAACCGTTGAGTTCTTCCGATCGGCCCGCGCACGGTTCCCCAATGCGTTCTTGCTCGTGCTATCGGCTGACATTGAAACCTGGCGCAGGACGCTTGGTACCCTTGCCCCACAAGACTACCAGGTCATGGCTGTGCCTCACGCCGATGTCGGTCGCTATCTGCGCCTTGCGGATGCTGCGTTCTTGCTCAGAAAGAACAGCATGGTCAATGTCGTTTCGGCGCCCGTGAAGTTTGCGGAGTATCTTGCCTGCGGCCTTCCCGTCATCACCTCTCCGTACGTTGGAGACTACTCCTCGTTGACGGCCACTGACCGGCTGGGCATTCTGGTGGATCCTGACGACGCTTCCACCTGGCCGGCGGCGTTGGACGGGTTGGCGGTTCTCACTCGGGACCCGTCGACGCGGACTCGGTGTCGCCGCGCGGCGGAACAACTTTCGTGGGAGGGCATGGCTCCGCGGTTGCGGGTCGCGTTGCACGGAGATGGGCCGATCGGTGATGCCGTCGAGGACGGGTGCGCCGAACCTACCGCGGAGATGTAG
- a CDS encoding glycosyltransferase, translated as MIARAVHVLDTGAMGGTEAALVHLVRHLDPNRFRPSAILSPDALHLPLVEQLRDAGIEVHFQTMPRTKRDVRRFAGLIGCLRRMSADVVHVHLPFTLDNRWAFLAARLAGTRVVVSTEQLAAEEWVFRPIRARVLKRVLVALQDRVIATSEHVRARLAAAGVPSAKLMTVYNPVEIPEQMSPEIRARVRRHLGIAADTPLVGMVARIDPKQKRYDQYLAAASRVATSVPSARFLVVGDGAPEARAELERTAHALGLAPRVRFLGYRADARDIVAALDVFVLASDNEGFPLVTLEAMAAEVPIVATDLPSLREQIADTQTGYLVPRGDVETLAGRVTTLLQDRDRARDLASRARAAVRQFDARSMAARIQDAYDSLLAGRKAARHTPHDCSSAW; from the coding sequence GTGATCGCCAGGGCGGTGCACGTCCTGGACACCGGCGCGATGGGCGGGACAGAAGCCGCGCTCGTTCACCTTGTGCGGCACCTGGATCCCAATCGATTCCGGCCGAGCGCCATCCTGTCGCCGGACGCACTGCACCTCCCGCTGGTCGAACAGCTCCGCGATGCGGGCATCGAGGTGCACTTCCAGACGATGCCGCGGACGAAGAGGGACGTCAGGCGGTTCGCGGGTCTGATCGGATGCCTGCGGCGCATGTCAGCCGACGTGGTGCATGTCCATTTGCCGTTCACGTTGGACAACCGCTGGGCCTTTCTCGCGGCGCGTCTCGCCGGAACCCGCGTGGTCGTGTCTACCGAACAGCTCGCGGCCGAGGAGTGGGTGTTTCGGCCCATCCGCGCGCGCGTGCTCAAGCGCGTCCTCGTCGCGTTGCAGGACCGCGTGATCGCGACGAGCGAACACGTGCGCGCGCGGCTCGCCGCGGCCGGCGTCCCGTCCGCGAAATTGATGACCGTCTACAACCCTGTCGAAATTCCAGAGCAGATGTCGCCCGAGATTCGCGCTCGTGTCCGGCGCCATCTCGGCATCGCCGCGGACACCCCGCTGGTCGGCATGGTGGCCCGCATCGATCCCAAACAAAAACGGTACGATCAGTACTTAGCCGCCGCGAGCCGCGTCGCGACATCGGTGCCCAGCGCCCGGTTCCTGGTCGTCGGGGACGGAGCGCCAGAAGCGCGAGCGGAACTGGAGCGCACGGCGCATGCGCTAGGGCTCGCGCCGCGTGTTCGGTTTCTGGGTTATCGCGCGGACGCGCGAGACATCGTGGCTGCCCTTGACGTATTCGTGCTCGCCTCGGACAACGAAGGGTTCCCGCTCGTCACGCTAGAGGCGATGGCGGCCGAGGTTCCGATCGTCGCCACGGATCTCCCCTCCCTGCGCGAGCAGATCGCCGATACGCAGACGGGGTATTTGGTACCCCGCGGCGATGTGGAGACGCTTGCGGGCCGGGTAACGACCCTGCTGCAGGACCGCGACCGCGCACGTGACCTGGCGAGCCGCGCACGCGCCGCCGTGCGACAGTTTGACGCCCGAAGCATGGCCGCGCGCATCCAGGACGCTTACGATTCGCTGCTCGCCGGCCGGAAGGCGGCACGACACACCCCGCACGATTGCTCATCAGCGTGGTGA
- a CDS encoding WbqC family protein, which yields MIVGIHQPHYLPWLRYVEKIARSDVFVLLDDVQFTKNGWQNRTRIKNAQGWMYLTVPVLDAFGKPINEVAINNQQRWRAKHWHALQTNYARAPYFERYRELLRPLYDQPWESLCECSIHALRVLLPAIGIQTPLVRSSELGVAGGGTERVIELCRTLGATAYLTGDYAATNHLDVATFASSGIELQPQRWEAPVYRQQFPAVPFIPDLSIVDLLFNEGERSLSLLSRRESEPAIAESSRG from the coding sequence GTGATCGTCGGGATCCACCAACCGCACTACCTCCCCTGGCTTCGGTACGTCGAGAAGATCGCGCGGAGCGACGTCTTCGTGTTGCTCGACGATGTGCAGTTCACGAAAAACGGCTGGCAGAATCGGACGAGAATCAAGAACGCGCAGGGGTGGATGTACCTGACCGTCCCGGTGCTCGACGCGTTCGGCAAGCCGATCAACGAGGTCGCGATCAACAACCAGCAGCGCTGGCGGGCCAAGCACTGGCACGCACTCCAAACGAACTACGCTCGGGCACCCTACTTCGAACGATACCGCGAATTACTGCGCCCGTTGTACGACCAGCCTTGGGAGTCCTTGTGCGAGTGCAGCATTCACGCTCTGCGGGTGCTCCTGCCCGCCATCGGGATCCAAACGCCCCTGGTGCGGAGCTCCGAGCTCGGGGTCGCCGGCGGCGGCACGGAACGCGTGATCGAGCTCTGCCGGACACTGGGCGCGACCGCGTACCTCACCGGCGACTACGCTGCGACCAATCACCTCGACGTGGCCACCTTCGCGTCTTCCGGCATCGAGCTGCAGCCGCAGCGGTGGGAGGCGCCGGTCTACCGGCAGCAGTTCCCGGCGGTGCCGTTCATCCCGGACCTGTCGATCGTCGATCTGCTGTTCAACGAGGGCGAGCGGAGTCTGTCCCTGTTGTCGCGTCGCGAATCTGAGCCTGCGATCGCCGAGTCTTCGCGCGGATGA
- a CDS encoding glycosyltransferase — MRVISEHGESRPLVTVVIPTTDGSRGGNLTRLLDQLGQQTFTEFEVVVVEGDRRQGRAINTAAAIARGDILITMDDDSRLGHSDLLARIVAAFAADPTIGIAGVSNVVPPDAPWVVRRAMRELPRRSSPIVEAVTDSDMAEHPCLGIRKGVFYRVGGEHEWIPRGLDPYLRREVRKIGYRVVVVPRAWIHHMLPATVRGIVRQYFRNGVGAAYVAKFYPDFVIDQTLDHRAAPPSADARLARGVRYVGRLAGAACAMRWIYLATLVSYATGYAWGMWRLRSDSL, encoded by the coding sequence ATGCGTGTCATCTCCGAGCATGGCGAAAGTCGGCCGCTTGTGACCGTGGTCATTCCCACGACCGACGGCAGCCGCGGAGGCAATCTCACGCGCCTACTCGACCAACTCGGCCAGCAGACGTTTACGGAGTTTGAGGTTGTGGTGGTCGAGGGAGATCGGAGGCAAGGCCGGGCAATTAACACGGCCGCGGCGATTGCGCGGGGCGACATCCTGATCACGATGGATGACGACTCTCGGCTGGGGCACTCCGATCTTCTTGCGCGCATCGTCGCGGCGTTCGCTGCGGATCCAACGATCGGGATCGCGGGAGTCAGCAATGTGGTCCCGCCGGATGCACCGTGGGTCGTCCGTCGCGCGATGCGGGAACTCCCGCGACGCTCCTCTCCGATCGTCGAGGCAGTGACCGACAGCGATATGGCTGAACACCCGTGTCTGGGGATCCGCAAGGGCGTGTTCTACCGGGTCGGAGGAGAACATGAGTGGATTCCGAGGGGACTGGATCCGTATCTGAGGCGCGAAGTTCGCAAAATCGGGTATCGGGTCGTTGTCGTCCCACGCGCCTGGATCCACCACATGCTTCCCGCGACGGTCCGTGGCATCGTTCGCCAGTATTTTCGGAACGGTGTCGGCGCGGCGTACGTGGCGAAGTTCTACCCGGATTTCGTGATCGACCAAACGCTCGACCACCGCGCGGCACCGCCGAGCGCGGACGCCCGCTTGGCGCGTGGGGTGCGTTACGTCGGTCGGCTGGCTGGTGCCGCATGCGCGATGCGGTGGATCTACCTGGCTACCCTCGTTTCGTACGCGACGGGTTACGCGTGGGGTATGTGGCGGCTCCGATCGGATTCTCTGTGA
- a CDS encoding GDP-mannose 4,6-dehydratase, giving the protein MRVLVTGGAGFIGSHLVDALMARGDDVCVLDHLSTGRIENVRHHLRQPRFTLVNDSILNRDVVSRLVESCDLVFHLAAAVGVWHIVENPLAAISVNVEGTENVLRAAFRFWRKVVIASSSEVYGKSTKAPLSENDDRVLGPTTISRWSYSSSKAIDEHFAYAYAARGLPVVILRFFNAYGPRIHENGYGTVVARFTHQALNGLPLTVHGDGRQTRCFCYVEDIVRGILRSSDVPDAEGQVFNIGNDSEITIYDLALLIKTLARSGSEVQLVAYQDYYGQRFEDTPRRVPDLRKAQRILGYHPETSLEDGLTRTIDWCRANRFVETAPGHRDVDP; this is encoded by the coding sequence ATGCGAGTGCTCGTGACCGGTGGCGCCGGATTCATCGGGTCCCATCTCGTTGACGCGCTGATGGCCCGCGGAGACGACGTGTGCGTCCTCGACCATCTTTCGACGGGCCGCATCGAGAACGTGCGCCATCACCTTCGTCAGCCGCGATTCACGCTGGTAAACGACAGCATCCTCAACCGCGACGTCGTGAGTCGGCTGGTGGAATCGTGCGATCTGGTGTTCCATCTGGCGGCCGCCGTGGGCGTCTGGCACATCGTGGAGAATCCACTCGCGGCGATCAGCGTCAATGTCGAGGGCACCGAGAACGTCCTACGGGCCGCATTCCGTTTCTGGCGCAAAGTGGTCATCGCCTCGTCGTCCGAGGTGTACGGGAAGTCCACCAAGGCGCCGTTGAGCGAGAACGACGACCGCGTCCTCGGCCCGACGACGATCTCGCGATGGTCCTACTCGTCCTCCAAAGCCATCGACGAACACTTCGCGTACGCGTATGCGGCACGTGGCCTCCCCGTCGTGATCCTGCGATTCTTCAACGCGTACGGACCGCGCATCCATGAAAATGGCTACGGGACGGTCGTCGCCCGGTTCACCCACCAGGCGCTGAACGGCCTCCCGCTAACGGTCCACGGCGACGGCCGCCAGACGCGCTGCTTCTGCTATGTCGAGGATATCGTGCGGGGCATCCTCCGCTCGTCAGACGTCCCCGACGCCGAAGGCCAAGTCTTCAACATCGGCAACGACTCGGAGATCACGATCTACGACCTGGCGCTGTTGATCAAGACGCTTGCGCGGTCGGGCTCTGAGGTGCAGCTCGTTGCGTACCAGGACTATTACGGTCAGCGCTTCGAGGACACCCCGCGGCGAGTCCCGGACCTGCGGAAGGCACAACGGATCCTCGGGTACCATCCGGAGACGTCACTCGAAGACGGCCTCACGCGGACCATCGACTGGTGCCGCGCGAACCGGTTCGTGGAAACCGCCCCGGGCCACCGGGACGTGGACCCGTGA
- a CDS encoding glycosyltransferase family 2 protein encodes MTNVHPAHRTDEVKGVTDSTPHVAGGRPLISAIIPTHNRCEALRDAIDSALGQQERGVLFDLEVIVVDDASTDATRDVVAAYPNVRYIRHSTNLGAAKARNTGIFASHGQFVAFLDDDDVWFPHCMRTLLPALIATPEADIAYGPFAHELDGKPTPAPDRGDPSGDIFEDLLRLTVSCCYGRMLARRNAVVAVGGHELPVLEDLDLWLRMASTHRFTFVPADPIVVYRASSAGTYMRMYAAGELTSYYRRVVQRGLALRPSMPSRVKNAILDNMEILGLEHLRHASALSWPDRLDRALAALRAWPRLSRVPRARQVLALLAREFVLAEGPTLATAVALTRRIREACQPSFQVRRTLARVWREIAVGTFRKGERSMAAASLARAIVLDPTQTVAGLGARFAARPRRGT; translated from the coding sequence GTGACGAACGTTCACCCGGCGCACAGGACGGACGAGGTCAAAGGCGTAACCGACTCGACCCCGCACGTCGCAGGCGGGCGTCCCTTGATCAGCGCGATCATCCCCACGCATAACCGGTGCGAGGCGCTGCGGGATGCGATCGATTCCGCACTCGGCCAGCAGGAGCGCGGGGTCCTATTTGACCTTGAAGTGATCGTCGTGGACGACGCGTCGACGGATGCCACGCGCGACGTCGTGGCAGCCTACCCGAACGTGCGCTACATCCGGCATTCGACCAACCTGGGGGCCGCCAAGGCTCGGAACACGGGGATCTTCGCCAGCCACGGGCAGTTCGTCGCATTCCTTGACGATGACGATGTGTGGTTTCCCCATTGCATGCGCACGTTGCTCCCCGCGCTCATCGCGACGCCGGAGGCAGACATCGCCTACGGGCCCTTTGCCCACGAGCTGGACGGGAAACCGACGCCGGCGCCTGACCGCGGCGATCCGTCCGGGGACATCTTCGAAGACTTGCTGCGGCTCACCGTCAGCTGCTGTTACGGGAGGATGCTGGCTCGGCGCAACGCCGTCGTCGCCGTCGGAGGGCATGAACTCCCGGTCCTCGAGGACCTCGATCTGTGGCTTCGGATGGCCTCGACACACCGGTTCACGTTTGTCCCGGCCGACCCGATCGTCGTCTACCGTGCATCGTCGGCCGGCACGTACATGAGGATGTACGCGGCGGGCGAGCTCACGTCGTACTATCGACGGGTCGTCCAACGCGGTCTTGCGCTCCGGCCCTCGATGCCCTCGCGGGTCAAAAACGCGATCCTGGATAACATGGAGATCCTCGGACTGGAGCACTTGCGCCACGCCTCCGCGCTCTCGTGGCCGGATCGTCTCGATCGCGCCCTGGCCGCGCTGCGGGCGTGGCCGCGGCTCTCGCGTGTCCCTCGGGCCCGCCAGGTGCTGGCCCTGCTGGCGCGTGAGTTTGTACTCGCCGAAGGCCCCACACTCGCAACGGCGGTCGCGCTCACGCGTCGGATCCGCGAGGCCTGCCAACCATCGTTCCAAGTGCGCCGGACGCTGGCCAGGGTCTGGCGTGAGATAGCCGTCGGCACCTTCCGCAAAGGGGAACGCTCCATGGCCGCCGCGTCGTTGGCACGAGCGATCGTGCTCGATCCGACGCAGACGGTCGCTGGTCTCGGTGCGCGGTTCGCCGCCCGGCCGCGGAGGGGGACGTGA
- a CDS encoding MraY family glycosyltransferase: MLARRWGVLDLPAPRKLHAQPTPLLGGLAVFAGIAAATMVFVRPVVPGQTALLLAGAAAFGLLGLADDLWDAGAWKLVAEAAVVAAIVWLGGFRINLPWPGSGEILAILWILGVANAVNCLDCADGVAPGISAIAGLALMVLAITLDRWGVAVAAAAVAGASLGFLRFNFPPARIFLGDAGSLMLGFLLAALSAALVAPKISTEWAAPLLILSIPVFDFLLVHVKRYQQGIRHPLQIITSTGKDHLPHRLLQAGLSTRATTVRVYALSVVAGVSAVSLALWGPIVAVVLTVPLLATQLAYLAWMAVRADRQLRDSSSPSAVAVSGNVGDGGSA, from the coding sequence GTGTTAGCGCGCCGATGGGGCGTGCTGGATCTGCCCGCGCCCCGCAAGTTGCACGCGCAACCGACGCCGCTGCTGGGCGGGCTCGCCGTCTTCGCAGGCATCGCGGCTGCGACGATGGTGTTCGTCCGTCCAGTTGTTCCCGGACAGACCGCCCTGCTGCTTGCGGGCGCGGCCGCGTTCGGCCTCCTGGGGCTCGCCGACGACCTGTGGGATGCCGGCGCGTGGAAACTCGTGGCCGAGGCGGCGGTCGTCGCCGCGATCGTTTGGCTCGGCGGATTTCGGATCAACCTCCCGTGGCCGGGCAGCGGCGAGATCCTGGCCATCCTCTGGATCTTGGGAGTCGCGAACGCCGTCAACTGCCTCGATTGCGCGGACGGTGTGGCTCCGGGGATCAGCGCCATCGCCGGGCTTGCGCTCATGGTGCTGGCGATCACGTTGGACCGCTGGGGTGTGGCGGTCGCCGCGGCGGCCGTCGCGGGGGCGTCGCTGGGGTTTCTCCGCTTCAACTTCCCGCCCGCCAGGATCTTCCTCGGCGACGCAGGCAGCCTCATGCTGGGGTTCCTGCTCGCGGCCCTGAGCGCGGCGCTCGTGGCGCCAAAGATCTCCACGGAGTGGGCCGCTCCGCTGCTGATCTTGAGCATCCCGGTGTTCGATTTCCTTCTCGTCCACGTGAAACGCTACCAACAGGGCATCCGGCATCCACTTCAGATCATTACATCGACCGGCAAGGACCATCTCCCGCACCGCCTTCTGCAGGCCGGGCTCTCGACCCGCGCGACCACCGTGCGCGTCTACGCGCTGTCCGTTGTGGCCGGCGTAAGCGCCGTTTCGCTGGCGTTGTGGGGACCGATCGTCGCGGTGGTTCTGACCGTGCCGCTTCTTGCGACTCAACTGGCGTACCTCGCCTGGATGGCGGTAAGGGCCGACCGACAACTCAGGGACTCCAGCAGCCCCTCCGCGGTCGCGGTGTCGGGGAACGTTGGAGACGGAGGCTCAGCGTGA
- a CDS encoding PIG-L deacetylase family protein, with protein MDPTASKFWANQRVLVVAPHADDEAYGCAGTMAKIKTMGGEVFVIVGSVADLQHYNEGQTIVTGQTRTEELRASMAILRVDGYEILFTDGQQHLRLDAVPQRDLINLLEREATFAIDKIHPTVVLLPAPSFNQDHTALFHAGFAACRPHLRAHKPFVSYVLSCDAVQLGWRDAPFHPQLYVDISEHLDIKLRALRCHGSQLRDDPDFGSVENVERLARIRGAEIGVAAAEAFECHRAVL; from the coding sequence ATGGACCCGACGGCGAGCAAGTTTTGGGCGAACCAACGTGTGCTGGTGGTCGCACCACACGCCGACGATGAGGCCTATGGTTGCGCGGGGACGATGGCGAAGATCAAGACTATGGGCGGCGAAGTGTTCGTCATCGTCGGGTCGGTCGCCGATCTTCAACACTATAATGAAGGACAGACGATCGTGACGGGGCAGACCCGAACCGAAGAACTGCGCGCCTCGATGGCGATCCTCCGCGTCGACGGGTACGAGATTCTCTTCACGGACGGACAGCAACACCTGCGCTTGGACGCCGTTCCCCAGCGCGACCTCATCAACCTGCTGGAGCGGGAGGCGACCTTCGCGATCGACAAGATCCATCCGACGGTCGTGCTGTTGCCGGCGCCTTCGTTCAATCAGGACCATACCGCGCTGTTCCATGCGGGGTTCGCGGCGTGTCGCCCCCATCTCCGGGCGCACAAGCCGTTTGTGAGCTACGTCTTGTCGTGCGACGCGGTGCAGCTGGGTTGGCGCGACGCGCCGTTCCACCCCCAACTGTACGTGGATATCAGCGAGCATTTGGACATCAAGCTGCGGGCGTTGCGGTGTCATGGCTCCCAGTTGCGTGACGATCCGGATTTCGGGAGCGTCGAGAACGTCGAGCGTCTCGCCCGCATCCGAGGCGCCGAGATCGGCGTGGCGGCAGCGGAGGCGTTCGAGTGCCACCGAGCCGTGCTATGA
- a CDS encoding glycosyltransferase family 4 protein, producing MRPARRIRVLHVITRMIVGGAQENTLLTATRLDPARYDITLASGPTIGPEGTLEPRIPGGLRFVRVPELVRDPHPIKDPVALARLYGLVRAGRFDIVHTHTTKAGLLGRIAAICARVPVIVHTPHGHAFHGYLGTGGSSALRIVERALTARTTRVICLTDAERQDHLQLRIGAPEKFSVVHSGVDLERFRTPRGTPESARRALGLPENVPLIGCVARLVPVKGVQHLLDAVPAVRAAVPGTTVVFVGDGPLRGSLQRTAAARGLDRAVVFLGLRDDVPDILPLFDVVALPSLNEGMGRAAVEALAAGRPVVGSRISGIQNVVADGETGILVRPGDSEALAGAIVRCLRDLEGRRAMGARGQRSVDGYGIDAMVEKIDQIYTALLAARSGPRSGERANSLV from the coding sequence ATGAGGCCGGCGCGCAGGATTCGCGTGCTTCACGTCATCACGCGGATGATCGTGGGCGGGGCCCAGGAGAATACGCTCCTGACCGCCACCCGCCTGGATCCCGCGCGCTACGACATCACCCTGGCGAGCGGGCCGACGATCGGCCCCGAGGGCACCTTGGAACCCCGCATTCCGGGCGGGCTGCGCTTCGTCCGGGTGCCGGAGCTTGTCCGGGACCCGCACCCGATCAAAGATCCGGTGGCGCTCGCGCGCCTCTACGGGCTCGTGCGGGCCGGCCGGTTCGACATCGTGCACACGCACACGACCAAAGCGGGCCTGCTCGGCCGCATCGCAGCGATCTGCGCCCGCGTGCCCGTGATCGTGCACACCCCACACGGACACGCGTTCCACGGCTATCTCGGAACGGGAGGGTCGTCGGCGCTGCGGATCGTCGAGCGCGCGCTTACCGCACGGACCACGCGCGTCATCTGCCTCACGGACGCCGAGCGCCAGGATCATCTGCAACTCCGTATCGGCGCCCCGGAGAAGTTCAGCGTGGTGCACAGCGGAGTGGACCTGGAGCGCTTCCGGACCCCCCGCGGCACGCCCGAGAGCGCGCGCCGCGCCCTCGGCCTCCCCGAGAACGTACCGCTGATCGGGTGTGTCGCCCGCCTGGTGCCCGTCAAGGGGGTGCAGCATCTTCTGGACGCCGTGCCCGCTGTGCGCGCCGCGGTGCCCGGAACCACCGTGGTCTTCGTCGGGGATGGACCGCTCCGTGGCAGTCTTCAACGAACGGCGGCGGCCCGGGGGCTCGATCGCGCGGTGGTGTTCCTGGGCCTCCGCGACGACGTCCCCGACATCCTGCCGTTGTTTGACGTCGTCGCGCTGCCGTCACTGAACGAGGGCATGGGGCGAGCGGCGGTAGAAGCCCTCGCGGCGGGCCGCCCGGTCGTCGGGTCCCGCATCAGCGGAATCCAGAACGTCGTGGCGGACGGTGAGACGGGGATCCTGGTGCGGCCTGGGGACAGCGAGGCCCTCGCCGGCGCCATCGTCCGCTGCCTGCGCGACCTCGAGGGCCGGCGCGCGATGGGGGCGAGGGGCCAGCGGTCGGTGGACGGATACGGCATCGACGCGATGGTGGAAAAGATCGACCAGATCTACACGGCGCTGCTGGCCGCGCGATCGGGGCCGCGTTCGGGTGAACGAGCGAATTCGCTCGTCTGA